The Vitis riparia cultivar Riparia Gloire de Montpellier isolate 1030 chromosome 10, EGFV_Vit.rip_1.0, whole genome shotgun sequence genome includes a region encoding these proteins:
- the LOC117923308 gene encoding thioredoxin X, chloroplastic-like, translated as METIVSNSMPISVSSLPPVRVVASPRKLEFSSFTPKTTLFGSRSQRKIGFRCSPVRRAAVTCGGVTEIKESQFSDVVLKADGPVLVEFVATWCGPCRLISPAMEAIAQEYGDRLTVVKIDHDANPQLIEEYKVYGLPTLILFKNGQEVPESRREGAITKGKLKEYVDALLESISVA; from the exons aTGGAGACGATCGTCTCAAATTCGATGCCTATCTCTGTCTCATCCCTCCCTCCGGTTCGTGTAGTTGCCTCCCCAAGAAAACTAGAGTTCAGCTCATTCACGCCTAAAACGACGTTGTTCGGGTCGCGGAGTCAGAGGAAGATAGGGTTCCGATGCTCTCCGGTGCGCAGAGCTGCGGTGACGTGCGGCGGCGTCACGGAGATCAAGGAGAGCCAGTTCTCTGACGTCGTTTTGAAGGCTGATGGGCCAGTTCTCGTAGAGTTCGTCGCCACTTGGTGCGGTCCCTGCCGGTTGATCTCTCCGGCTATGGAAGCGATTGCTCAG GAATACGGGGACAGATTAACAGTTGTAAAGATCGATCATGATGCAAACCCGCAACTAATTGAAGAGTACAAAGTCTATGGATTGCCAACTCTGATACTCTTCAAGAATGGACAGGAGGTTCCAGAAAGCAGGAGGGAAGGTGCAATCACAAAAGGCAAGCTCAAAGAGTACGTGGATGCTCTTTTGGAGTCGATATCAGTGGCATAG
- the LOC117923428 gene encoding pentatricopeptide repeat-containing protein At3g29230-like isoform X2 gives MSRTPNPLTNPPSNPQILSLFNPCKTLRHLKQLHAQIITHHNSPFQLSALASLSALSPFPTFLAYAKTIFHHLQNPPPSLYNSLIRALSSGKTPFEALPLYHTMLQSSLKPDHMTYPFVIKAGNESSVTWFGLLVHTHVVKSGFECDSYILSSLIHLYANGKDLGAAKQLFNLCSDRGVVSWNAMIDGYVKRGEMGHARMVFDRMVCRDVISWNTMINGYAIVGKIDEAKRLFDEMPERNLVSWNSMLSGFVKCGNVEEAFGLFSEMPCRDVVSWNSMLACYAQCGKPNEALALFDQMRVVGVKPSEATVVSLLSACAHLGALDKGLHLHTYINDNRIEVNSIVGTALVDMYVKCGKISLATQVFNAMESKDVLAWNTIIAGMAIHGHVKEAQQLFKEMKEAGVEPNDITVVAMLSDCSHAGMVDEGQKLLDCMGSSYGIEPKVEHYGCVIDLLARAGLLEEAMELIGTMPMEPNPSALGALLGGCRIHGNFELATSSSQTYMQQQKNGTMQEK, from the exons ATGAGCAGAACTCCAAACCCACTCACAAATCCTCCCTCAAACCCTCAAATCCTCTCCCTCTTCAACCCCTGCAAAACCCTGAGACATCTCAAACAACTCCATGCCCAGATCATCACCCACCATAACTCCCCTTTTCAACTCTCCGCCTTGGCCTCTCTCTCTGCCCTTTCCCCATTTCCAACGTTCCTGGCCTATGCCAAGACCATCTTCCACCACCTCCAAAACCCACCTCCCTCACTCTACAACTCCCTCATCAGAGCCCTCTCCTCAGGTAAAACCCCATTTGAGGCACTCCCATTGTACCACACTATGCTCCAAAGCAGCCTAAAGCCTGATCACATGACGTACCCTTTTGTTATAAAAGCTGGTAATGAGTCATCCGTGACTTGGTTTGGGTTATTGGTTCATACCCATGTTGTTAAAAGTGGTTTTGAGTGCGATTCTTATATTCTCAGCTCTTTGATTCATTTATATGCAAATGGGAAAGATTTGGGTGCTGCTAAGCAGCTTTTTAATCTGTGTTCTGACAGAGGTGTGGTTTCTTGGAATGCAATGATTGATGGGTATGTTAAGCGTGGTGAAATGGGGCATGCTCGGATGGTATTTGATAGGATGGTGTGTAGGGACGTGATTTCTTGGAATACTATGATCAATGGCTATGCAATTGTCGGGAAGATTGACGAAGCTAAGAGactgtttgatgaaatgcctgAGAGAAATCTGGTATCTTGGAATTCCATGTTATCTGGGTTTGTCAAATGTGGGAATGTGGAGGAGGCTTTTGGGCTGTTCAGTGAGATGCCCTGTAGGGATGTAGTGTCATGGAACTCTATGTTGGCATGCTACGCGCAGTGTGGGAAGCCGAATGAGGCCCTGGCACTTTTTGATCAAATGCGGGTTGTGGGCGTAAAGCCATCTGAAGCAACTGTTGTCAGCCTCTTATCGGCTTGTGCCCATTTGGGCGCTTTGGATAAGGGTTTGCATTTGCATACTTATATCAATGATAATAGAATTGAGGTCAATTCCATTGTTGGCACTGCACTTGTGGACATGTATGTGAAATGTGGAAAAATTTCCCTTGCCACGCAAGTTTTTAATGCAATGGAGTCCAAAGATGTTCTAGCTTGGAACACAATCATAGCAGGCATGGCCATACACGGCCATGTCAAAGAAGCCCAACAACTTTTCAAGGAGATGAAAGAGGCGGGTGTTGAACCAAATGACATAACCGTTGTAGCTATGCTCAGTGACTGTAGCCATGCTGGAATGGTCGATGAAGGTCAAAAACTCTTAGACTGCATGGGCAGCAGTTATGGGATTGAGCCAAAGGTTGAGCATTATGGTTGTGTTATTGATCTCCTTGCCCGCGCAGGGCTCTTGGAGGAGGCTATGGAACTTATAGGGACCATGCCCATGGAGCCCAACCCAAGCGCGTTGGGGGCATTGCTTGGAGGCTGCAGGATCCATGGCAACTTTGAGCTGG CTACATCCTCCTCTCAAACATATATGCAGCAGCAAAAAAATGGGACGATGCAAGAAAAGTGA
- the LOC117923428 gene encoding pentatricopeptide repeat-containing protein At3g29230-like isoform X1: MSRTPNPLTNPPSNPQILSLFNPCKTLRHLKQLHAQIITHHNSPFQLSALASLSALSPFPTFLAYAKTIFHHLQNPPPSLYNSLIRALSSGKTPFEALPLYHTMLQSSLKPDHMTYPFVIKAGNESSVTWFGLLVHTHVVKSGFECDSYILSSLIHLYANGKDLGAAKQLFNLCSDRGVVSWNAMIDGYVKRGEMGHARMVFDRMVCRDVISWNTMINGYAIVGKIDEAKRLFDEMPERNLVSWNSMLSGFVKCGNVEEAFGLFSEMPCRDVVSWNSMLACYAQCGKPNEALALFDQMRVVGVKPSEATVVSLLSACAHLGALDKGLHLHTYINDNRIEVNSIVGTALVDMYVKCGKISLATQVFNAMESKDVLAWNTIIAGMAIHGHVKEAQQLFKEMKEAGVEPNDITVVAMLSDCSHAGMVDEGQKLLDCMGSSYGIEPKVEHYGCVIDLLARAGLLEEAMELIGTMPMEPNPSALGALLGGCRIHGNFELGEMLHPPLKHICSSKKMGRCKKSEEPYEGQRHLQRC, translated from the exons ATGAGCAGAACTCCAAACCCACTCACAAATCCTCCCTCAAACCCTCAAATCCTCTCCCTCTTCAACCCCTGCAAAACCCTGAGACATCTCAAACAACTCCATGCCCAGATCATCACCCACCATAACTCCCCTTTTCAACTCTCCGCCTTGGCCTCTCTCTCTGCCCTTTCCCCATTTCCAACGTTCCTGGCCTATGCCAAGACCATCTTCCACCACCTCCAAAACCCACCTCCCTCACTCTACAACTCCCTCATCAGAGCCCTCTCCTCAGGTAAAACCCCATTTGAGGCACTCCCATTGTACCACACTATGCTCCAAAGCAGCCTAAAGCCTGATCACATGACGTACCCTTTTGTTATAAAAGCTGGTAATGAGTCATCCGTGACTTGGTTTGGGTTATTGGTTCATACCCATGTTGTTAAAAGTGGTTTTGAGTGCGATTCTTATATTCTCAGCTCTTTGATTCATTTATATGCAAATGGGAAAGATTTGGGTGCTGCTAAGCAGCTTTTTAATCTGTGTTCTGACAGAGGTGTGGTTTCTTGGAATGCAATGATTGATGGGTATGTTAAGCGTGGTGAAATGGGGCATGCTCGGATGGTATTTGATAGGATGGTGTGTAGGGACGTGATTTCTTGGAATACTATGATCAATGGCTATGCAATTGTCGGGAAGATTGACGAAGCTAAGAGactgtttgatgaaatgcctgAGAGAAATCTGGTATCTTGGAATTCCATGTTATCTGGGTTTGTCAAATGTGGGAATGTGGAGGAGGCTTTTGGGCTGTTCAGTGAGATGCCCTGTAGGGATGTAGTGTCATGGAACTCTATGTTGGCATGCTACGCGCAGTGTGGGAAGCCGAATGAGGCCCTGGCACTTTTTGATCAAATGCGGGTTGTGGGCGTAAAGCCATCTGAAGCAACTGTTGTCAGCCTCTTATCGGCTTGTGCCCATTTGGGCGCTTTGGATAAGGGTTTGCATTTGCATACTTATATCAATGATAATAGAATTGAGGTCAATTCCATTGTTGGCACTGCACTTGTGGACATGTATGTGAAATGTGGAAAAATTTCCCTTGCCACGCAAGTTTTTAATGCAATGGAGTCCAAAGATGTTCTAGCTTGGAACACAATCATAGCAGGCATGGCCATACACGGCCATGTCAAAGAAGCCCAACAACTTTTCAAGGAGATGAAAGAGGCGGGTGTTGAACCAAATGACATAACCGTTGTAGCTATGCTCAGTGACTGTAGCCATGCTGGAATGGTCGATGAAGGTCAAAAACTCTTAGACTGCATGGGCAGCAGTTATGGGATTGAGCCAAAGGTTGAGCATTATGGTTGTGTTATTGATCTCCTTGCCCGCGCAGGGCTCTTGGAGGAGGCTATGGAACTTATAGGGACCATGCCCATGGAGCCCAACCCAAGCGCGTTGGGGGCATTGCTTGGAGGCTGCAGGATCCATGGCAACTTTGAGCTGGGTGAGATG CTACATCCTCCTCTCAAACATATATGCAGCAGCAAAAAAATGGGACGATGCAAGAAAAGTGAGGAACCTTATGAAGGTCAACGGCATCTCCAAAGGTGCTAG